Proteins encoded within one genomic window of Chloroflexota bacterium:
- a CDS encoding helix-turn-helix domain-containing protein, whose protein sequence is MMTVPEAARRAQRNPETIRRWIREGRLRATKVGTQHVLDEKDLDEVLGRFADTVDLPAESSSMRA, encoded by the coding sequence ATGATGACCGTTCCGGAAGCCGCCCGTCGGGCGCAACGCAACCCGGAGACCATCCGCCGATGGATCCGGGAGGGCCGTCTGCGTGCGACGAAGGTCGGGACGCAGCACGTGCTCGACGAGAAGGACCTCGACGAAGTCCTTGGCCGGTTCGCCGACACGGTCGACCTGCCGGCCGAGTCGTCGTCGATGCGAGCGTGA
- a CDS encoding PIN domain-containing protein → MTVFDAQAIIALLLDEPAAGAVEDELRDPTRGSWISAINLAEIVDVMTRVFGQAPDEVRAALQLLDAGGLQVVPVDGDLGLEAGRLHARFYDRRLSPLSMADCVALASAMSLNEPLATSDPALAVAARAVGVVVLSLPDTHGRSPTT, encoded by the coding sequence CTGACGGTCTTCGATGCACAGGCGATCATCGCGCTGCTGCTGGACGAACCGGCGGCTGGGGCCGTCGAAGACGAGCTGCGTGACCCGACGCGCGGCTCGTGGATCAGCGCGATCAACCTCGCGGAGATCGTGGACGTGATGACCCGGGTGTTCGGGCAGGCGCCGGATGAGGTCCGAGCGGCGCTCCAGCTGCTTGACGCCGGAGGTCTGCAGGTCGTCCCGGTGGACGGTGACCTCGGCCTGGAGGCTGGGCGACTTCACGCACGGTTCTACGATCGGCGGCTGAGCCCGCTCTCGATGGCGGATTGCGTTGCTCTCGCGAGCGCGATGTCGTTGAACGAGCCGCTCGCGACATCGGACCCTGCTCTGGCGGTCGCGGCGCGCGCCGTGGGTGTCGTGGTCCTCTCGCTACCAGACACGCACGGTCGGTCGCCGACCACATGA
- a CDS encoding AbrB/MazE/SpoVT family DNA-binding domain-containing protein has product MKHATISKGGQVSIPAEVRHRWRTSRLFIDDRGNELVLRPIPDDPLAAARGSLAMRSGAPGTTSDDVRKSSREEEAEADAKRRGTRR; this is encoded by the coding sequence ATGAAGCACGCGACCATCTCGAAGGGCGGGCAGGTTTCGATCCCGGCCGAGGTACGGCATCGGTGGCGTACGAGTCGACTGTTCATCGACGACCGGGGGAATGAACTGGTGTTACGCCCGATCCCGGACGATCCGCTCGCCGCCGCACGCGGCTCGTTGGCCATGCGTTCAGGCGCGCCTGGTACCACATCGGATGACGTTCGAAAGAGCTCTCGTGAAGAAGAGGCGGAGGCAGACGCCAAGCGCAGGGGAACACGGCGCTGA
- a CDS encoding DNA methylase encodes MTKKTGTGNPFMVFGEPDIDVRPAGDNQISVEVRGLDVYDPTTGVLRSSSVDDIAAWFLDTNYDGDAFFVRHAYFTGADDPYDKLRRALRVDISDEAWATVNSTVSRPFPRPSTGKIAIKVINHYGDEVMKVVAA; translated from the coding sequence ATGACCAAGAAGACCGGCACCGGCAACCCCTTCATGGTCTTCGGCGAGCCCGACATCGATGTCCGCCCAGCGGGGGACAACCAGATCAGCGTCGAGGTCCGCGGCCTCGACGTCTACGACCCCACGACCGGCGTGCTTCGCTCATCGTCCGTCGACGACATCGCCGCCTGGTTCCTCGACACCAACTACGACGGCGACGCGTTCTTCGTCCGCCACGCCTACTTCACCGGCGCCGACGACCCCTACGACAAGCTCCGTCGCGCCCTCCGCGTCGACATCAGCGACGAGGCCTGGGCGACGGTCAACTCGACGGTGTCGCGCCCGTTCCCGCGCCCCTCGACCGGCAAGATCGCGATCAAGGTCATCAACCACTACGGCGACGAGGTCATGAAGGTGGTTGCCGCGTGA
- a CDS encoding type II toxin-antitoxin system VapC family toxin, whose protein sequence is MVFADTEYFVALISKSDKHHEDAVTYADLIEQDRTVVLITTDAVLAEVLNWFARRGESSRSAAVSLVRLLLSSPASRVEPQTRDVLNDAIGLYADRPDKDWSLTDCISLVIMDRLKIDEALAFDHAFVQAGKRALLRGDQA, encoded by the coding sequence ATGGTGTTTGCGGACACGGAGTACTTCGTTGCGCTGATTAGCAAGAGCGACAAGCATCACGAAGATGCGGTCACTTACGCTGACTTGATTGAGCAGGATCGGACAGTGGTTCTCATCACCACGGATGCGGTGTTGGCCGAGGTACTCAACTGGTTCGCTCGCCGGGGCGAATCGTCGCGTTCTGCGGCGGTCTCTCTGGTTAGGCTTCTACTCTCAAGTCCTGCTAGTCGCGTGGAACCTCAGACGCGTGACGTCCTGAACGACGCCATCGGTCTGTACGCAGATAGGCCAGACAAAGACTGGTCCCTGACCGACTGCATCTCGCTAGTGATCATGGATCGCCTCAAAATCGACGAGGCTCTTGCATTCGACCACGCGTTCGTCCAAGCCGGAAAGCGCGCCCTTCTTCGTGGCGATCAGGCATGA